Proteins from a genomic interval of Polaribacter sejongensis:
- a CDS encoding alpha-2-macroglobulin family protein: MKKLTTTLIMIIAFSSFSNAQDAFKDLWLQVDRFEKDNLPKSALKIVKDIYAKADKQNNAAQLIKTLFYKSKYSLTLEEDAQLSIIDNFKKHIAKSEFPTRNVLENILGNLYWQYFNENRYKFYNRTKTASSTSSELKKGDFRTWDLETLFKEIHCHFEASLENKEVLQKTDIYDYSDILQISKESKTYRPTLYDFLANNALNFYKSSETSITRPSYKFVLDNSDFLSDYKIFSDLKIETEDHLSLQFNALKIYQNLIQFHAKENNLNALVDVDIHRLNFIKEHATFTNKQETYLNTLKDTQKHFNTNKVSGLYAFETAKHHKEQANNTLAFSICNEVINEFPNSMGAQKCAVLKSQILEKSLSITAEQFVPINTNSRALINYKNIDNIYFTAYKITSTELEKFNKTYNNADKIKFINTLEKHKNWNNKLRNEYDYLQHSTEVILPKFDNGNYLIVSSEDEIIVEKSIFGTATIQATNLTLIENNFDDKYNYQIVDRNTGKPVKNAEVSLSNNKPRRGESINKTLTTDKSGFASFKSDDYYADVIIKVKTKDDVATFGNHYLYKTNRRQQNEVNESLQSFIFTDRSIYRPGQTVYFKSIVIKKQGEQSTVFTDDFIEINLKDVNNQTVSTLELKLNEFGSVAGEFILPNNGLTGQYAIEIKQSAKSKNSIRLYSNRSYISVEEYKRPKFKTEFKPITESYKINDAITVNGFAKAFSGANITDAQVVYRVHRKVQFPSWYYWRRPNPVSSSQEILHGESITDENGAFKIVFNAIPDESVDKESLPIFNYEITADVTDINGETRSATSIVNVGYHALVATILSENNIDKNSNNTTLNIDTKNLNGEFVPAKGNIKIYKLEAPKNPLRDRPWAAPEYQDISENEFRKLFPNDAYSDNEMDATNWEKGTLVFNEEFNTDTSKELLLKNTKNWLSGKYKIVLESKDKFNQNVKDEKIVTFFATKEKQVADNNLFVIHADKTAYQVDDVVEIQIGSASKDITVIVQVEKNHTIIETRLIKLNNDTKTIKIPVNKEDIGGFVVKYHFVNYNYFKSGNLLINVTEERESIEIETNIFRDKLLPGQDETWSFTIKNDKNDKLAAEVLASMYDASLDEFKSHQWNFNPIASKPKYFSYSHSSANKSFGYTYFNIVNNQRNQSGLIAISYDTYNWFGFRFGTNRNLHLRRKISKMSAPSPEMIVVVEDEAEVSETIIESTETDESEMVDDVSFVKEEEEKIDLEGIQIRKNFNETAFFLPQLRTDKNGQVSFSFTMPEALTKWKLQLLAHTKSLKSATKTLETVTQKELMIVPNAPRFLREGDEITLSAKVTNLTNNQLSGFAKLILTDAITGEEINTALENLNANKNFTVDKDGNTNVSWSLSIPETVQAVQYKIVAKAGDFSDGEQNVLPVLSNRMLVTETLPMWVKSNETKTFTLDKLKNTSSTLNVGSSSTLKNHKLTLEMTSNPVWYAIQSLPYLMEYPYECAEQVFSRYYANTLASFVANSNPRIQEVFNAWKSSDALLSNLEKNEELKSLIIQETPWLRDAQTETEQKKRIALLFDLNKMKNEQERSINKLKDIQMNSGGFPWFKGSSYENRFITQHIATGFGHLQKLGVTNFDSATKNMMEKAVQFLDDELTNQYKELLERAEQIKQKAKTVKKGEKAYNDYLAKNNLNYFTIQYLYMRSFYTTISIDNKLQKAVDYYREQTTTYWNSYNLYAKGQIALSLFRSNEKTSTNQILKSLKENSITSDELGMYWKENAAGYYYYQAPIETQALMIETFSEIENNTETIDNLKIWLLKNKQTNSWKTTKATSEAVYALLLNGTSWIEASTERSRSVTEMVDIKVGDKEINPTKLEEVKVEAGTGYFKTSWDGNEITSKMAEVTINKKGEGIAWGGLYWQYFEDLDKITSAETPLKLDKKLFLKVNSDTGKELQEITKNTQLKVGDLITVRIELRSDRDMEFIHMKDMRASGVEPINVLSSYKWQDNLGYYESTKDAATNFFFDRLPKGIYVFEYDVRVNNAGNFSNGITTIQSMYAPEFSSHSKGIRIKVL; encoded by the coding sequence ATGAAAAAACTGACAACAACACTAATAATGATTATAGCTTTCTCTTCTTTTTCTAATGCTCAAGACGCTTTTAAAGACCTTTGGTTACAAGTAGATAGGTTTGAAAAAGACAATTTACCTAAATCTGCTTTAAAAATTGTAAAAGATATTTACGCTAAAGCGGATAAACAAAACAATGCTGCCCAATTGATAAAAACACTTTTTTATAAGAGTAAATATTCCTTAACATTAGAAGAAGATGCACAATTAAGCATCATTGATAATTTTAAAAAACACATTGCTAAAAGTGAATTTCCTACAAGAAACGTGTTAGAAAACATACTAGGGAATTTATATTGGCAATATTTTAATGAAAATAGATACAAGTTTTACAACCGTACAAAAACAGCCTCTTCGACAAGCTCTGAGTTAAAAAAAGGTGATTTTAGAACTTGGGATTTAGAAACGCTCTTCAAAGAAATTCATTGTCACTTTGAGGCTTCTTTAGAAAATAAAGAAGTATTACAGAAAACGGACATTTATGACTATTCAGATATTTTACAAATCTCCAAAGAGTCTAAAACATACAGACCAACTTTATATGATTTTTTAGCAAATAATGCTTTAAATTTCTATAAATCATCAGAAACTAGCATTACCAGACCTTCTTATAAATTTGTGTTAGATAATTCAGATTTCTTGTCTGATTACAAAATCTTTTCAGACTTAAAAATTGAAACTGAAGATCACTTATCATTACAGTTTAATGCGCTAAAAATTTATCAAAATTTAATTCAGTTTCATGCAAAAGAAAATAATTTAAATGCTTTAGTTGATGTTGATATTCATCGTTTAAACTTTATTAAAGAACATGCAACTTTTACGAATAAACAAGAAACTTATTTAAATACGTTAAAAGATACTCAAAAACATTTTAACACCAATAAAGTAAGTGGTTTATACGCTTTTGAAACTGCGAAACACCATAAAGAACAAGCCAATAATACACTTGCTTTTTCTATTTGTAATGAGGTAATTAATGAGTTTCCAAATAGCATGGGAGCACAAAAATGTGCGGTTCTTAAAAGTCAAATTTTAGAAAAATCGCTTTCTATTACTGCTGAACAATTTGTGCCAATTAACACCAATTCTAGAGCATTAATCAATTATAAAAATATTGACAACATCTATTTTACAGCGTATAAAATAACAAGTACAGAACTAGAAAAGTTCAATAAAACGTATAATAACGCTGATAAAATAAAATTTATAAACACTTTAGAGAAGCACAAAAATTGGAACAATAAACTAAGAAATGAGTACGATTATTTACAGCACAGTACAGAGGTAATACTTCCAAAATTTGACAACGGAAATTATTTAATTGTTTCTTCGGAAGATGAAATTATTGTTGAAAAGTCCATTTTTGGAACAGCCACAATTCAAGCAACCAATTTAACTTTAATTGAAAATAATTTTGATGACAAATACAATTATCAAATTGTAGATAGAAATACTGGTAAACCTGTAAAAAATGCAGAAGTATCTCTATCTAACAATAAACCTAGAAGAGGTGAGAGTATCAATAAAACATTAACGACAGATAAAAGCGGATTTGCTTCTTTTAAAAGTGACGATTATTATGCTGATGTAATTATTAAAGTAAAAACAAAAGATGATGTTGCTACTTTTGGAAATCATTATTTATATAAAACCAATAGAAGACAACAAAATGAAGTAAATGAAAGTTTACAGTCTTTTATTTTTACGGATAGAAGTATTTATAGACCAGGACAAACGGTTTATTTTAAATCGATCGTTATCAAAAAGCAAGGAGAACAATCGACTGTTTTTACGGATGACTTTATAGAAATTAATTTAAAGGATGTAAACAATCAAACAGTAAGTACGTTAGAGTTAAAACTGAATGAATTTGGTTCTGTTGCTGGCGAATTTATCTTACCAAACAATGGTTTAACTGGTCAATATGCTATTGAAATAAAACAAAGTGCAAAAAGTAAAAATTCGATTCGTTTATATTCTAATCGTTCTTATATTTCTGTTGAAGAATATAAAAGACCAAAATTTAAAACGGAATTTAAACCCATTACTGAAAGTTATAAAATTAACGACGCAATTACCGTAAACGGATTTGCAAAAGCTTTTTCTGGCGCAAATATTACCGATGCCCAAGTAGTGTATCGTGTACACCGAAAAGTGCAATTCCCTAGTTGGTATTATTGGAGAAGACCAAATCCGGTTTCTAGTTCGCAAGAAATTTTACACGGAGAAAGTATTACTGATGAAAATGGCGCATTTAAAATAGTCTTTAATGCCATTCCTGATGAAAGTGTCGATAAAGAAAGTTTGCCTATTTTTAATTATGAAATCACTGCAGACGTTACAGACATCAACGGAGAAACTCGCAGTGCAACTAGCATTGTAAATGTTGGATATCATGCTTTAGTTGCAACTATTTTATCAGAAAACAACATCGATAAAAATAGTAATAACACTACTTTAAATATTGATACAAAAAACTTAAATGGCGAGTTTGTTCCTGCAAAAGGAAATATCAAAATATATAAATTAGAAGCGCCCAAAAATCCGTTAAGAGACAGACCTTGGGCAGCGCCAGAATATCAAGATATTTCTGAAAACGAGTTTAGAAAACTATTTCCTAATGATGCCTATTCAGACAATGAAATGGATGCTACAAATTGGGAAAAAGGAACACTTGTTTTTAATGAAGAGTTTAATACAGATACGAGTAAAGAACTCCTTTTAAAAAACACCAAAAATTGGCTTTCTGGTAAATATAAAATAGTTTTAGAAAGTAAAGATAAATTCAATCAGAATGTAAAAGATGAAAAAATAGTTACATTTTTTGCTACTAAAGAAAAACAAGTTGCAGACAATAACTTGTTTGTAATTCATGCAGACAAAACTGCTTATCAGGTTGATGATGTGGTTGAAATACAAATAGGTTCTGCATCTAAAGATATTACCGTAATTGTACAGGTTGAAAAAAATCATACAATTATAGAAACACGTTTAATTAAATTGAATAACGATACCAAAACAATAAAAATACCAGTTAACAAAGAAGACATTGGTGGTTTTGTTGTAAAATATCACTTTGTAAATTATAATTATTTTAAAAGTGGAAACTTATTAATTAATGTAACTGAAGAAAGAGAAAGCATAGAGATTGAAACCAATATATTTAGAGATAAATTATTACCAGGACAAGATGAAACTTGGAGCTTTACTATTAAAAATGATAAAAACGACAAACTTGCTGCAGAAGTTTTAGCGTCTATGTATGATGCCTCTTTAGATGAATTTAAATCTCATCAATGGAATTTTAATCCGATAGCTTCTAAACCAAAATATTTTTCTTATTCACACAGTAGTGCTAATAAAAGTTTTGGCTATACCTATTTTAACATCGTTAATAATCAAAGAAATCAATCTGGTTTAATTGCAATTTCTTACGACACTTACAATTGGTTTGGATTTCGTTTTGGAACGAATAGAAATCTTCATTTAAGACGTAAAATATCAAAAATGAGTGCACCAAGCCCAGAAATGATTGTGGTTGTAGAAGATGAAGCAGAAGTATCGGAAACTATTATTGAATCTACAGAAACGGATGAAAGTGAAATGGTTGATGATGTTTCTTTTGTTAAAGAGGAAGAAGAAAAAATAGACTTAGAAGGAATACAAATTAGAAAAAACTTTAATGAAACTGCTTTCTTTTTACCTCAATTAAGAACCGATAAAAACGGACAAGTAAGTTTCTCTTTTACAATGCCAGAAGCATTGACCAAGTGGAAACTGCAATTATTAGCACATACAAAATCGTTAAAATCTGCAACCAAAACGTTGGAAACAGTTACTCAAAAAGAGTTAATGATTGTACCCAATGCACCAAGGTTTTTACGAGAAGGAGATGAAATTACACTTTCGGCAAAAGTAACCAACTTAACAAATAACCAGTTAAGTGGTTTTGCTAAACTAATTTTAACAGATGCTATTACAGGAGAAGAAATTAATACAGCATTAGAAAACCTCAATGCTAACAAAAACTTTACCGTAGATAAAGACGGAAACACCAATGTTTCTTGGAGCTTATCAATTCCGGAAACTGTGCAAGCTGTTCAATATAAAATTGTAGCAAAAGCAGGTGATTTCTCTGATGGTGAACAAAATGTTTTACCTGTTCTATCCAACAGAATGTTGGTTACAGAAACATTACCAATGTGGGTAAAATCTAACGAAACAAAAACTTTTACCCTAGATAAGTTAAAGAACACTTCGTCTACGCTCAATGTAGGCTCGTCATCAACTTTAAAAAACCATAAGTTGACTTTAGAGATGACATCAAACCCTGTTTGGTATGCAATTCAATCTTTGCCATATTTAATGGAATATCCGTATGAATGTGCAGAGCAAGTTTTCTCTAGATATTATGCAAATACTTTGGCCAGTTTTGTAGCAAATTCGAATCCGAGAATTCAAGAAGTATTTAATGCTTGGAAATCTTCGGATGCGCTTTTATCTAACTTAGAAAAAAATGAGGAATTAAAATCATTAATAATTCAAGAAACTCCTTGGCTAAGAGATGCGCAAACTGAAACCGAACAAAAAAAGAGAATTGCTTTATTATTCGACTTGAATAAGATGAAAAACGAACAAGAGAGATCTATTAATAAATTAAAAGATATACAGATGAATTCTGGTGGTTTTCCTTGGTTTAAAGGTAGCAGCTATGAAAATAGATTTATTACACAACACATTGCAACTGGTTTTGGACATCTTCAAAAATTGGGCGTTACTAATTTTGATAGTGCTACCAAAAATATGATGGAGAAAGCTGTACAATTTTTAGATGATGAATTAACAAATCAATATAAAGAATTGTTAGAGCGTGCAGAACAAATCAAGCAAAAAGCAAAAACAGTAAAGAAAGGGGAAAAAGCATACAATGATTATTTAGCTAAAAACAATCTGAATTATTTTACCATTCAGTATTTGTATATGCGTAGTTTTTACACAACGATTTCTATAGATAATAAACTGCAAAAAGCGGTTGATTATTATAGAGAACAAACGACTACGTATTGGAATTCTTACAATTTGTACGCAAAAGGACAAATTGCTTTATCACTTTTTAGAAGTAATGAAAAAACAAGCACAAATCAGATTTTAAAATCGTTAAAAGAAAATTCAATTACCTCCGATGAATTAGGAATGTATTGGAAAGAAAATGCTGCGGGTTACTATTATTATCAAGCTCCAATAGAAACGCAAGCTTTAATGATTGAAACGTTTTCTGAAATAGAGAACAATACAGAAACCATTGATAACCTAAAAATTTGGTTGCTAAAAAACAAGCAAACAAATAGTTGGAAAACCACCAAAGCAACCTCCGAAGCCGTGTATGCATTATTGTTAAATGGAACTAGTTGGATTGAAGCCAGTACTGAGCGAAGTCGAAGTGTAACCGAAATGGTAGATATAAAAGTTGGTGACAAAGAAATTAATCCAACAAAGTTGGAAGAAGTAAAAGTAGAAGCTGGAACTGGTTATTTTAAAACTTCTTGGGATGGAAATGAAATTACATCAAAAATGGCAGAAGTGACCATCAACAAGAAAGGAGAAGGAATTGCATGGGGAGGTTTGTATTGGCAATATTTTGAAGATTTAGACAAAATTACTTCCGCAGAAACACCTTTAAAATTGGATAAGAAATTATTCTTAAAAGTAAATTCAGACACAGGAAAAGAGTTACAAGAAATAACAAAAAACACACAGTTAAAGGTTGGCGATTTAATTACAGTTAGAATTGAGTTAAGAAGTGACAGAGATATGGAGTTTATCCATATGAAAGACATGAGAGCTTCTGGGGTAGAGCCAATAAATGTTTTATCTAGCTATAAATGGCAAGACAATTTAGGTTACTACGAAAGCACTAAAGATGCTGCAACAAACTTCTTTTTTGATCGATTACCAAAAGGAATCTATGTTTTTGAATATGATGTTCGTGTAAATAATGCTGGAAATTTCAGTAACGGAATTACTACCATTCAAAGCATGTATGCTCCAGAATTTAGCAGTCACTCTAAAGGCATAAGAATTAAAGTCTTATAA
- a CDS encoding UDP-N-acetylmuramate--L-alanine ligase: MKIHFIAIGGSAMHNLAIALYQKGYQVSGSDDTIHNPSKSRLEKYGLLPEVFGWFPEKITSELDVIILGMHAKKDNPELLKAQELGVKIYSYPEFLYEQSKDKTRVVIGGSHGKTTITSMILHVLNYHEKEVDYMVGAQLDGFETMVHLTEENDFIVLEGDEYLSSPIDMRPKFHLYKPNIALLSGIAWDHINVFPTFEGYVEQFKIFTDSMVNGGSMVYNEEDTIVKDVVESSENHIKKYPYTTPEHFIENGITYLETAEGNLPLEVFGKHNLQNLAGAKWICQHMGIDEDDFYEAVASFAGASKRLEKIIETPSTVIFKDFAHSPSKVAATTKAVKEQYSDRTVLACLELHTYSSLNAEFLAEYKGALDAADKAVVFYSPHAVKIKQLSAVNAEQIANAFERDDLTIYTNPAEFKAFLFSQNLEKSAVVLMSSGNYGGLDFEEVKNLV; encoded by the coding sequence ATGAAAATTCATTTTATTGCTATTGGCGGAAGTGCCATGCACAACCTTGCAATTGCTTTATACCAAAAAGGATACCAAGTTTCTGGATCTGATGATACAATTCACAATCCTTCTAAATCTCGTTTAGAAAAATACGGGCTATTGCCAGAAGTATTTGGCTGGTTTCCAGAGAAAATAACATCAGAATTAGATGTGATTATTTTGGGAATGCATGCAAAAAAAGATAATCCAGAATTATTAAAAGCGCAAGAATTAGGTGTGAAAATTTATTCGTATCCTGAGTTTTTATATGAGCAATCTAAAGATAAAACGCGAGTTGTAATTGGTGGTTCTCATGGTAAAACAACAATAACTTCTATGATTTTACATGTGTTGAATTATCATGAAAAAGAAGTAGACTATATGGTTGGTGCACAATTAGATGGTTTTGAAACCATGGTACATTTAACTGAAGAGAACGATTTTATTGTTTTAGAAGGTGATGAGTATTTGAGTTCGCCAATAGATATGAGACCAAAGTTTCATTTATATAAACCAAATATTGCGTTATTAAGCGGAATTGCTTGGGATCATATTAATGTTTTTCCAACATTTGAAGGGTATGTAGAGCAGTTTAAAATCTTTACAGACTCTATGGTAAATGGAGGAAGTATGGTGTATAATGAAGAAGATACCATTGTAAAAGACGTTGTAGAATCATCTGAAAATCATATTAAGAAATATCCTTACACAACACCAGAACACTTTATAGAAAACGGAATTACCTATTTAGAAACAGCAGAAGGAAACTTACCTTTAGAGGTTTTTGGAAAACACAATCTTCAGAATTTAGCGGGAGCAAAGTGGATTTGTCAACACATGGGAATTGATGAAGATGATTTCTACGAGGCCGTTGCTAGTTTTGCAGGTGCAAGTAAACGATTAGAAAAGATTATTGAAACTCCATCAACAGTAATTTTTAAAGACTTTGCACATTCACCAAGTAAAGTGGCTGCAACCACAAAAGCGGTTAAAGAACAATATTCTGATAGAACTGTTTTGGCTTGTTTAGAGTTGCATACCTATTCTAGTTTAAATGCAGAATTTTTAGCAGAATATAAAGGAGCATTAGATGCAGCGGATAAAGCGGTTGTTTTTTATTCTCCGCATGCTGTAAAAATTAAACAATTATCAGCAGTTAATGCAGAACAAATTGCTAACGCTTTTGAAAGAGACGATTTAACTATTTATACAAATCCAGCTGAATTTAAAGCCTTTTTATTCAGTCAGAATTTAGAAAAATCAGCAGTGGTTTTAATGAGTTCTGGTAATTATGGAGGTTTAGATTTTGAGGAGGTTAAGAATTTGGTTTAG
- a CDS encoding nucleotidyltransferase family protein, whose amino-acid sequence MTYKETLFFIAKCLTISSEEKNKQEIENQLKTTEIDWEAVVKVSTGHFVFPALYCNLKRANFLHYLPEELVNYMIHITDLNRDRNQDIIDQAIEINTLLFADNITPIFLKGTGNLLEGLYEDIGERMVGDIDIIVSNTDFEKAIQLLKDQKYSAKDEVYMNFHWHYPKMVKENRIAAVEVHNKVLKKPYTQYLDYQTLKKDSFSVNKITVASFENQSLITVLQKQINDNLYFSKTITLRNVYDSYLLANKTTSRKRVLNNKKIEKYLNNYAIVASEILNQPKSLTFIKNEEASKYLESYLLILENSQAEIKKINRINSYIKLKDKLKILQYSFTDKEYRSYTFRRFKSVPFYLKQFGFIKTKPNS is encoded by the coding sequence ATGACTTATAAAGAAACGCTTTTTTTTATTGCCAAGTGTTTAACAATTTCTTCGGAAGAAAAAAACAAACAAGAAATTGAAAATCAGTTAAAAACTACAGAAATAGATTGGGAAGCTGTTGTAAAAGTAAGCACAGGTCATTTTGTATTTCCTGCTTTGTATTGCAATCTTAAAAGAGCCAATTTCTTACATTACTTACCGGAAGAATTAGTAAATTATATGATTCACATTACTGATTTAAATAGAGATAGAAATCAGGATATTATTGACCAAGCTATAGAAATAAATACTCTTTTATTTGCTGATAATATTACTCCTATTTTCTTAAAAGGAACAGGTAATCTCCTTGAAGGTTTGTACGAAGATATCGGCGAAAGAATGGTGGGTGATATAGATATAATTGTTTCTAATACCGATTTTGAAAAAGCTATTCAGCTTTTAAAAGATCAAAAGTATTCCGCTAAAGATGAGGTTTACATGAACTTTCATTGGCATTATCCTAAAATGGTAAAAGAGAATCGTATTGCTGCTGTAGAAGTGCATAACAAAGTTTTAAAAAAGCCATACACTCAGTATTTAGATTACCAAACTTTAAAAAAAGATTCTTTTAGTGTAAATAAAATTACAGTTGCTTCTTTTGAAAATCAATCTTTAATTACCGTTTTACAAAAACAGATTAATGATAATCTCTATTTTTCTAAAACGATTACTTTAAGAAATGTCTATGACAGCTATTTATTAGCTAACAAAACAACCTCTAGAAAGAGAGTTTTAAATAATAAAAAAATAGAAAAATATCTTAATAATTATGCAATTGTTGCATCAGAAATTTTAAATCAACCAAAGAGTTTAACTTTTATCAAAAATGAAGAAGCTTCTAAATATTTAGAATCTTACCTTTTAATTTTAGAAAACTCCCAAGCGGAAATCAAAAAAATTAATCGAATTAATTCTTATATAAAATTAAAAGATAAGCTAAAAATTCTACAATATTCTTTTACTGATAAAGAGTATCGATCATACACATTTAGGCGTTTTAAAAGTGTTCCATTTTATTTAAAACAATTTGGTTTTATAAAAACTAAACCAAATTCTTAA
- a CDS encoding TrkH family potassium uptake protein: protein MTSTLNTKIIFRFLGITAILNGFFMFIAYPFSVYHKEDAKWGILNAGIVTVITGLLLYFLNKPKSTNIKKKDGYLIVTLGWLILSLTGMLPYLFSGTIPSVADAFFETISGYSTTGSSILTDIESMPKGILFWRSATHWIGGMGIIVLTIAILPLLGIGGMQLFMAEAPGPSADKLHPRITDTAKRLYLIYISLTFAQFFLLKIAGMTWFDAINHAMATMSTGGFSTKNSSVAFYNNLPLVQYIIIFFMFVAGTNFVITYFALKGKIRKIFESEEFKYYFVGIIGVSALIAILIIFFQDPNLQTTIQHPMLYGEVESAIRHSLFMVISVVTTTGFVSADFTMWNFFATGIFFALFFTGGSAGSTSGGIKIVRHIVMLKNSFLEFKKALHPNAIIPVRLDGKSIPPTIVFNILSFFIIYMLIFILASVILTLLGLDFMSALGAAASSLGNIGPAIGSVSPVDSYAHLSDAAKWFCSFLMLIGRLELFTVLILFTPFFWRKN from the coding sequence ATGACGAGTACTTTAAACACCAAAATAATATTTCGCTTTTTAGGTATTACAGCAATCTTAAACGGGTTCTTTATGTTTATTGCATATCCGTTTAGCGTGTACCACAAAGAAGATGCTAAATGGGGAATTTTAAATGCAGGAATTGTAACTGTAATTACAGGGCTGTTACTTTACTTTCTAAACAAACCTAAAAGCACCAATATAAAGAAGAAAGACGGTTACTTAATTGTTACCTTAGGTTGGTTAATTCTCTCATTAACAGGAATGCTTCCATATTTGTTTTCTGGTACAATACCAAGCGTTGCAGATGCTTTTTTTGAAACTATATCTGGCTACTCTACCACAGGTTCATCCATATTAACCGACATAGAATCCATGCCAAAAGGAATTTTATTTTGGCGAAGCGCAACCCATTGGATTGGAGGAATGGGAATAATTGTTCTTACCATTGCTATTTTGCCTCTTTTAGGTATTGGAGGAATGCAACTTTTTATGGCAGAAGCCCCAGGACCATCTGCAGATAAATTACATCCTAGAATTACAGATACTGCAAAACGCTTGTATTTAATTTATATATCGCTAACGTTTGCTCAATTCTTTTTATTAAAAATAGCTGGTATGACTTGGTTTGATGCCATTAACCATGCTATGGCAACAATGAGTACAGGTGGTTTTTCTACAAAGAATAGTAGCGTCGCTTTTTATAACAACTTACCTCTTGTACAGTATATTATTATCTTTTTTATGTTTGTTGCAGGTACTAACTTTGTAATTACTTATTTTGCTTTAAAAGGGAAGATTCGTAAAATTTTTGAAAGCGAAGAGTTTAAATATTACTTTGTTGGAATTATAGGTGTTTCTGCATTAATTGCTATTTTAATCATCTTTTTTCAAGATCCTAATTTACAAACAACCATTCAGCACCCTATGCTTTACGGTGAAGTAGAAAGCGCTATTAGACATTCATTATTTATGGTGATTTCTGTGGTAACTACAACTGGTTTTGTAAGTGCAGATTTTACCATGTGGAATTTCTTTGCAACAGGTATTTTCTTTGCATTGTTTTTTACAGGAGGTTCCGCAGGTTCTACAAGTGGTGGAATTAAAATAGTTAGGCATATTGTAATGCTTAAAAATAGCTTTCTAGAATTTAAAAAAGCCCTACATCCAAACGCAATTATTCCTGTAAGATTAGACGGAAAATCGATACCTCCAACTATTGTATTTAATATACTATCATTTTTTATTATTTACATGCTTATCTTTATATTAGCTTCTGTAATACTAACGCTTTTAGGATTAGACTTTATGTCTGCTTTAGGTGCTGCTGCTTCCTCTTTAGGAAACATTGGACCCGCAATAGGTAGTGTTAGTCCGGTAGATAGTTATGCACATTTATCTGATGCAGCTAAATGGTTTTGCTCTTTTTTAATGCTAATTGGTCGTTTAGAACTTTTTACAGTACTTATTTTATTTACTCCATTTTTTTGGCGAAAAAATTAA